The window ATTGCAGAAGTTTACAACTGGTATGAATCCACTTTCAATCAGGATGTTTTTGATATGGGTACCTATCAGTATGACAAAGGAGATATTTCCAAAGCAGAAAATATTGTTGCGAAGTTTGAAGAAAATGTAGCGAAAGCTCAGAAGGTTATTGAAAATTCTGATGAAAACGCTTATTTTAACGAATGGAAAATGGAAATGAACGGTAATGTACTTTTCCCTCCTATGCCAAAAGTTCAGGTGATAAGAGCTTTTCTTTACAATCACCTGTACCATCACAGAGGTGAGCTGGTTGTTTATCTGAGATCAACAGGAAACAAAGTTCCGGGACTTTACGGCCCTACTGCTGATGATGCCATGTAACAGATAATTAACCTATCAAACAAATAAGAATGACACATACTCCGGTATGTGTCATTTTCTTTTACCAAAAGGCTTTTTCAATTATATTCAATGCATTACATAATATACTGCATATACAGTCCAAAATAATCTTAAAAAATTTTATTTTCCATAACATATTTTTTATTACATTTGATATTCCACAATCAAATTTAATATTTAATATGAAAAAACAATTAACGCTGATTGGAATGCTCCTGATTTCGGGTATTTCTTTCGCACAGACTGACCGTCTTTGGTCTGAAGGTCCCAGAAAAACTTCATCAGAGATCTTTGAAAACAAAACCGGCATCAGCAATCCAAAGGTATACAACCTGGATATCAACGGATTGAAGAATGTTCTGGCAAAAGCTCCCAAAAGACTGGCTACGGGCGAAAAATCAGAACTCATCATCTCTTTTCCG of the Chryseobacterium aureum genome contains:
- a CDS encoding DinB family protein, producing the protein MIKQALLGEFLHEAENTRKILKAIPDSALNWKPSEKNWTTGQLASHIAEVYNWYESTFNQDVFDMGTYQYDKGDISKAENIVAKFEENVAKAQKVIENSDENAYFNEWKMEMNGNVLFPPMPKVQVIRAFLYNHLYHHRGELVVYLRSTGNKVPGLYGPTADDAM